The Crocosphaera subtropica ATCC 51142 genome includes a window with the following:
- a CDS encoding quinone-dependent dihydroorotate dehydrogenase, whose amino-acid sequence MFNFAQPVYPLVLTAAKNNPENAHQQLLKTLHRLDENRHTVWGKWILENLDHSFTFEDSRLQQNLWGLTFKTPVGLAAGCDKDGLAAGIWDHFGFGFAEIGAVTLHAQPGNPKPRLFRLPQDKAALNRLGANNQGAQKVAQTLKETWQRQPRQIPIGINLCKSKITPLEQAAMDYVGSFRYLEEDADYFVVNVSSPNTPGLRSLQEGEQLNVILQELQSVNSLTKPILVKISPDLSWESIKLIIKLAKTYQLAGIIATNTTIKREGLKTNILEKTGNSIQEEAGGISGQPIRQRSTEVIRFIYEQTQGTLPIIGVGGIFTAEDAWEKITSGASLLQLYTGWIYQGPWCISNINRGLVRKLEKYKLSHISEAVGMDFNS is encoded by the coding sequence ATGTTTAATTTTGCCCAACCTGTTTATCCCCTTGTCTTAACAGCAGCGAAAAATAACCCAGAAAATGCCCATCAACAACTACTGAAAACCCTTCACCGTCTGGATGAAAATCGTCACACTGTTTGGGGAAAGTGGATATTAGAGAATTTAGATCATTCTTTCACTTTTGAGGATAGCCGTTTACAGCAAAATTTATGGGGGTTAACCTTTAAAACTCCTGTGGGGTTGGCTGCCGGGTGTGATAAAGATGGTTTAGCTGCTGGTATTTGGGATCATTTTGGCTTCGGATTCGCTGAAATTGGGGCTGTAACCCTTCATGCTCAACCTGGGAACCCAAAACCGCGTTTATTCCGTTTGCCCCAGGATAAAGCTGCTTTAAACCGTTTAGGGGCCAATAATCAAGGGGCGCAGAAGGTTGCCCAAACCCTCAAAGAAACTTGGCAACGGCAACCCCGTCAAATTCCGATTGGGATTAATTTATGTAAGTCGAAAATCACCCCTTTAGAGCAAGCAGCAATGGATTATGTGGGGAGTTTTCGTTATCTTGAGGAGGATGCGGATTATTTTGTGGTTAATGTCAGTTCTCCTAATACCCCTGGACTGCGATCGCTACAGGAAGGGGAACAACTCAATGTTATTTTACAGGAATTACAATCGGTTAACTCCCTGACAAAACCGATTTTAGTGAAGATTTCTCCGGACTTAAGTTGGGAGTCTATTAAGTTAATTATTAAGTTAGCTAAAACTTACCAATTAGCTGGAATTATTGCCACTAATACCACCATCAAACGGGAAGGGTTAAAGACGAATATTCTTGAAAAAACTGGTAATTCTATTCAAGAAGAAGCCGGGGGAATTAGTGGACAACCGATTCGTCAACGGTCAACGGAAGTGATTCGTTTTATTTACGAACAAACTCAAGGAACCTTACCTATTATTGGCGTTGGTGGTATTTTTACGGCGGAAGATGCTTGGGAGAAAATTACGTCAGGGGCAAGTTTATTACAATTATATACTGGTTGGATTTATCAGGGTCCTTGGTGTATTAGTAACATTAATCGAGGCTTAGTTAGGAAGTTAGAAAAGTATAAATTGTCCCATATTTCAGAAGCGGTAGGGATGGATTTTAATAGTTGA
- a CDS encoding pyridoxal phosphate-dependent aminotransferase, whose translation MTNFTSRMNRVQSPIIPMVGQLIRENPGTISLGQGVVYYPPPPEAIEGINQFFNHPHNHQYKSVQGIHSLIEQIVTKLQEDNKITINNYRSIIVTAGSNMAFMNAILAITNAGDEIILNTPYYFNHEMAITMASCHPILVNTDDKYQLSLDKIKAAITAKTRAIVTISPNNPTGVIYSESSLREVNQLCRENGIYHISDEAYEYFTYDGIKHFSPASIIDSDSYTISLYSLSKAYGFASWRIGYMVVPNHLLEAVKKIQDTILICPPVISQYAALGALKVGKSYCKKHLEEIKKVRDIFIYHLRPLEAMCTLVSSQGAFYFFLKINTDMKDFELVKKLIENYQIAVLPGETFGIKKGCYLRIAYGALQKETATTGIERLVQGLKHLI comes from the coding sequence ATGACAAACTTTACTTCACGAATGAATAGGGTACAATCTCCTATAATTCCGATGGTAGGACAATTGATAAGAGAGAATCCTGGGACAATTTCCTTAGGACAAGGAGTGGTATATTATCCCCCTCCCCCAGAAGCAATAGAAGGAATTAATCAATTTTTTAATCATCCCCATAATCATCAGTATAAATCAGTTCAAGGTATTCATTCCTTAATTGAGCAAATTGTTACAAAATTACAAGAAGATAATAAAATAACGATTAATAATTATCGGTCTATTATTGTAACCGCAGGGTCAAATATGGCGTTTATGAATGCTATTTTAGCCATTACCAATGCTGGAGATGAGATTATCCTGAATACTCCCTATTATTTTAATCATGAAATGGCTATTACGATGGCTAGTTGTCATCCTATCTTAGTTAATACTGATGATAAGTATCAACTGTCTTTAGATAAAATAAAAGCAGCGATTACTGCCAAAACCCGTGCTATTGTTACCATTTCTCCTAATAATCCGACAGGGGTTATTTATTCTGAGTCTAGTTTAAGAGAGGTTAACCAACTGTGTCGAGAAAACGGAATTTATCATATTTCTGATGAAGCTTATGAATATTTTACCTACGATGGAATTAAGCATTTTTCTCCTGCTTCAATTATTGATAGTGATTCCTATACTATTTCTTTATATAGTTTATCTAAAGCCTATGGGTTTGCGAGTTGGAGAATTGGTTATATGGTCGTTCCTAACCATTTATTAGAAGCCGTTAAAAAGATTCAAGACACCATTTTAATTTGTCCTCCTGTTATTTCCCAATATGCAGCGTTAGGAGCGTTAAAGGTTGGTAAAAGTTACTGTAAAAAACATCTAGAAGAAATCAAGAAAGTTCGAGATATTTTTATCTATCATCTTCGACCATTAGAAGCTATGTGTACCTTAGTTTCCAGTCAAGGAGCTTTTTACTTTTTCTTAAAAATTAATACGGACATGAAAGATTTTGAATTAGTAAAAAAATTAATCGAAAATTATCAAATAGCTGTGCTTCCTGGGGAAACTTTTGGAATCAAGAAAGGTTGCTATTTACGCATTGCGTATGGTGCGCTACAAAAAGAAACAGCAACCACAGGAATAGAAAGATTAGTGCAAGGATTAAAACATCTAATTTAA
- the mnmH gene encoding tRNA 2-selenouridine(34) synthase MnmH, which yields MNLKRANFTHFPFSETPSEIIDVRSENEFAEDHIPGAINLPVLHNEERKKIGTIYKEVSAFEAKKLGASLVFNNIADQIHQHFLAKDPCYSPLVYCWRGGQRSQSLAVILAQIGWRVTVLQGGYKTYRSYVCKQLGTLPLQYNYNIICGLTGTGKTYFLQGLQQRGYQVLDLEKVANHRGSLLGEQWERDLINQPSQKYFDSLLLQEFLKFDVNQPIWIESESYKIGNVYLPGSLWKKMKQSPCFEIQLPLEKRVDFLLKEYCYLTQNPDILKNKLQYLKAYYGWEKLSQWYHWIDKKQWKEVVQDLLIVHYDPAYRRSLKKMSSQMSKTVQLSDFNLDYLVDSLRFKNHSHK from the coding sequence ATGAACTTAAAGAGAGCGAATTTTACTCACTTTCCTTTCTCAGAAACACCTAGTGAGATCATTGACGTTAGATCAGAAAATGAGTTTGCTGAGGATCATATTCCTGGCGCAATTAACTTGCCAGTGCTTCATAACGAAGAACGAAAAAAGATCGGAACGATTTATAAAGAAGTTTCTGCTTTTGAAGCCAAAAAATTAGGAGCTTCATTAGTTTTTAATAATATTGCTGATCAAATTCATCAGCATTTTTTAGCTAAAGATCCTTGTTATTCTCCCTTAGTTTATTGTTGGCGAGGAGGACAAAGATCCCAAAGTTTAGCCGTTATTTTAGCTCAAATTGGTTGGCGAGTTACGGTTTTGCAAGGAGGCTATAAAACCTATCGTTCTTATGTCTGCAAACAATTAGGGACTTTACCATTACAATATAATTATAATATTATTTGTGGATTAACGGGAACCGGAAAAACCTATTTTTTACAAGGGTTACAACAACGAGGATATCAAGTTCTAGACTTAGAAAAAGTTGCTAATCATCGAGGATCACTATTAGGGGAACAATGGGAAAGGGATTTAATCAATCAACCATCACAAAAGTATTTTGATTCTTTATTATTACAGGAATTTCTGAAATTTGATGTTAATCAACCTATTTGGATAGAATCAGAAAGTTATAAAATTGGTAATGTTTATCTACCAGGAAGTTTATGGAAAAAAATGAAACAGTCTCCTTGTTTTGAAATTCAGTTACCTTTAGAAAAAAGAGTTGATTTTTTATTAAAAGAATACTGTTATCTAACGCAAAATCCTGATATTCTCAAAAACAAATTACAATATCTAAAAGCTTATTATGGGTGGGAGAAACTCAGTCAATGGTACCATTGGATAGATAAGAAACAATGGAAAGAAGTTGTTCAAGATTTATTAATCGTTCATTACGATCCCGCCTATAGAAGATCCCTGAAAAAAATGTCTTCCCAGATGAGCAAAACAGTACAATTATCAGATTTCAACTTAGATTATTTAGTGGACAGCTTAAGGTTCAAAAATCATTCCCATAAATAA
- a CDS encoding esterase-like activity of phytase family protein — MTVKSGLLNLFFGVCIATNLTQLASAQNYKLTNYDFDNRPSLGQVPNENGDLTDILLGGLSGLYFEGFNGNNLRFVTHPDRGPLPFPLPDLQPEIVRFELDVISNNITIVDRINLVQSDGITPLSVLPNLQAGEQGTAYTDQFGVDLLGNSIPNDPLGADLEGIVIDQRDNSFWMVDEYRPAIYHFNSVGTLLNRFVPMGTAAAVNEPLGTFGTEIIPSVYAQRRANRGFEAVALNQDTNLLYAFIQSPIDNPDNTGDTTSRNSDILRILELDISNPTNPLVSGQFVYLLNNDLYDTNVDKIGDAVWLQDNRFAVIQRDSDLGLNASKLVFEIDLSDATNLETDVFSLVPNKTLEEHTAEELGTAGIIPVDKTFLFNLPDLGYLAGDKPEGLALIPGKQPTFVVINDNDYGLLDDDIPGDGRQNFNPNPIPVVVGVITPVPEPSNHALLGTIFLLGIGSIFRRYTTFVKRG; from the coding sequence ATGACAGTAAAATCAGGGTTACTGAACCTCTTTTTTGGTGTTTGTATTGCCACCAATCTAACTCAACTAGCCAGCGCACAAAATTACAAATTAACAAATTATGATTTTGATAATCGACCGAGTTTAGGACAAGTTCCTAACGAAAATGGTGACCTCACTGATATTCTCTTGGGTGGACTTTCTGGTTTATATTTTGAAGGATTTAATGGCAATAATTTACGTTTCGTGACTCATCCAGATCGTGGACCCCTACCGTTTCCTTTGCCTGATTTACAGCCTGAAATTGTTCGTTTTGAATTAGATGTAATCAGCAATAATATTACAATTGTAGACCGCATTAATTTAGTTCAATCTGACGGAATCACCCCCTTATCCGTACTCCCTAATTTACAAGCAGGAGAACAAGGAACCGCTTACACAGATCAGTTCGGAGTGGATTTATTAGGGAACTCAATTCCTAATGATCCTTTAGGTGCAGACTTAGAAGGAATTGTCATTGATCAACGTGATAATAGTTTTTGGATGGTAGACGAATATCGACCAGCCATCTATCATTTTAATTCCGTTGGAACCTTATTAAATCGTTTTGTTCCGATGGGAACAGCAGCAGCAGTTAATGAACCGTTAGGAACCTTTGGAACGGAAATTATTCCTTCAGTTTATGCTCAAAGAAGAGCCAATCGAGGCTTTGAAGCAGTGGCATTAAATCAAGATACTAATTTATTATATGCCTTCATTCAAAGTCCTATTGATAACCCTGATAATACAGGGGATACAACTTCAAGAAATAGTGATATTTTGCGTATCCTAGAACTGGATATTAGTAATCCCACTAACCCCCTAGTCAGTGGTCAATTTGTCTACTTATTAAATAACGATTTATATGACACAAATGTTGATAAAATTGGGGATGCTGTTTGGTTACAAGATAATCGTTTCGCTGTCATTCAAAGAGATTCTGATCTTGGTTTGAATGCTAGTAAATTGGTGTTTGAAATTGATTTATCTGATGCGACTAATTTAGAGACAGATGTTTTTAGTTTAGTGCCGAATAAAACCTTAGAAGAACATACTGCTGAAGAGTTAGGAACAGCAGGAATTATTCCTGTTGATAAAACCTTTTTATTTAATCTACCTGATTTGGGTTATTTAGCAGGAGATAAACCAGAAGGATTAGCTTTAATTCCTGGAAAACAGCCGACTTTTGTAGTCATTAATGATAACGATTATGGGTTATTAGATGATGACATTCCTGGTGATGGCCGTCAAAATTTCAATCCTAATCCTATTCCTGTGGTAGTCGGTGTTATTACCCCAGTTCCTGAACCGTCTAATCATGCTTTATTAGGAACTATTTTCTTATTAGGAATTGGCTCAATATTTCGTCGTTACACTACTTTCGTTAAACGGGGTTAA
- a CDS encoding serine protease — protein sequence MGQPLERLLQRCAVKIIVPGQRGWGTGFFVAPGQILTCFHVIKNAQKGRVTISWEIQEKVAEATIDQYDEGLDIALLTLTPWGDDIPCVDLDRTFQADDRFYIYGYPDDFPDGASVTVQCEGTAQDQQTLIKFKAGQVRPGLSGSPILNQRTGKVCGMVKFTRDRSFDLGGGAISVETILTTFTHLTEAQHRYHQNNPQWRSLLPQSSSSPHLTRQEYRNRQALINKVNYYWIEGVLETSLPHHQSIALNLEERPLALSSQSNLVAEFIDNPEIPLSPDTTVMDIFDQLGAGRTLLILGEPGSGKTITLLQLGKELIRRAQEDAQQLIPVVFNLSSWADEKSPIDEWIIKELHSNYQVPEKMGQTWVQQEQLLFLLDGLDEIFSKESQEACIKAINQFHRDFGSPEMVVCCRDNDYFALSERLNLESAIYLRSLSLEQIDHYLSRLDSELSSLRTIIKQDAVLQELATSPLMLNIMAIAYQGLAIKDVSTSGVIEDQRQQIFKAYIQRMFKRPRNNPGNYSQPETINKLAWLAQQMSKFSQSIFLIERMQPSWLGQNKQQCLYTVGVRFVIFLIWSTVHISLLGFHHSLLERIPYDPTPLEMVSYALIAGPIGAILYALFGSFIDQYVHQWTGLINGLFLGVIYGLIFGILWQTIPMGIAYGVIYGLVGCLIDRSISHTIDPVETFKWSWKKSGLYLAIGLIIAISLFLGGTTGGILQSLIFGLMFCFIFVFTKAEDIDQTTIANQGIWKSATNATKVFLTIGLLTTLLLTLVENLTSGLVNGLILGLLGAFLGAQLSGIVCIQHFVLRLILWKKGKITWNYARFLNYATARIFLQKVGGGYIFIHRRLRDHFAQLS from the coding sequence ATGGGTCAACCACTCGAAAGACTCTTACAACGTTGTGCTGTGAAAATCATTGTCCCTGGCCAAAGGGGTTGGGGAACAGGGTTTTTTGTCGCTCCTGGACAAATTTTAACTTGTTTCCATGTGATTAAAAATGCCCAAAAGGGACGGGTAACTATCAGTTGGGAAATTCAGGAAAAGGTTGCTGAAGCGACCATAGACCAATATGACGAAGGGTTAGACATTGCCCTTCTGACATTGACCCCTTGGGGTGACGACATTCCGTGTGTGGATCTCGATCGCACCTTTCAAGCAGACGATCGATTTTACATCTACGGTTATCCTGACGACTTTCCTGATGGGGCCTCGGTAACAGTCCAATGCGAAGGCACCGCCCAAGATCAACAAACCCTAATTAAATTTAAAGCTGGACAAGTGCGGCCAGGATTAAGCGGTTCCCCAATTTTAAATCAACGCACAGGGAAAGTATGCGGTATGGTCAAATTTACCCGCGATCGCAGTTTTGATCTAGGGGGTGGGGCCATTTCGGTTGAAACCATTTTAACCACCTTTACCCACCTCACCGAAGCACAACATCGTTATCATCAAAATAACCCTCAATGGCGATCGCTACTCCCCCAGTCTTCTAGTTCCCCTCACCTCACCCGTCAAGAATATCGTAACCGTCAGGCCCTCATCAATAAAGTCAATTATTATTGGATAGAAGGGGTTCTCGAAACTTCCCTCCCTCATCATCAGTCCATTGCCTTAAATTTAGAAGAAAGACCCTTAGCCCTCAGTAGTCAGTCTAATCTAGTGGCTGAGTTTATTGATAACCCTGAGATCCCTTTATCTCCAGACACCACCGTTATGGATATCTTCGATCAATTGGGGGCTGGACGTACCCTTTTAATTTTAGGAGAACCCGGATCGGGGAAAACCATTACTCTGTTGCAGTTGGGCAAAGAATTAATTAGACGGGCCCAAGAAGATGCTCAACAGTTAATTCCCGTCGTCTTCAACCTCTCCTCTTGGGCCGATGAAAAATCACCCATAGATGAATGGATTATCAAAGAATTACACAGTAACTATCAAGTCCCTGAAAAAATGGGACAAACTTGGGTACAACAAGAGCAACTGTTATTTTTATTAGATGGCCTCGATGAAATTTTCAGCAAAGAGTCCCAAGAAGCTTGCATCAAAGCCATCAACCAATTTCATCGAGACTTTGGTTCTCCAGAAATGGTGGTTTGTTGTCGAGATAACGATTATTTTGCTTTATCTGAACGGTTAAACCTAGAAAGTGCGATTTATTTACGTTCTCTCAGTTTAGAACAAATTGACCACTATTTAAGTCGATTGGATAGTGAACTGTCGTCTCTACGAACCATCATTAAACAGGATGCTGTCTTGCAGGAATTAGCCACATCGCCTTTAATGCTCAATATTATGGCGATCGCCTATCAAGGATTAGCCATTAAGGACGTATCAACTTCTGGTGTCATTGAAGACCAACGGCAACAAATTTTTAAGGCTTACATTCAACGAATGTTCAAGCGTCCTCGTAACAATCCCGGCAATTATTCCCAACCAGAAACCATTAATAAATTAGCCTGGTTAGCACAACAAATGTCAAAATTTTCTCAAAGTATCTTTCTCATCGAGAGGATGCAACCTAGCTGGTTAGGTCAGAATAAACAACAATGTTTATATACAGTGGGAGTCCGTTTTGTCATCTTTTTGATCTGGAGTACAGTTCATATCAGTTTATTAGGATTTCATCATAGTTTATTAGAAAGAATCCCCTATGATCCTACTCCCTTAGAAATGGTGAGTTATGCTTTGATTGCAGGCCCCATAGGAGCTATCCTTTATGCGTTATTTGGTAGTTTTATTGATCAATATGTCCATCAATGGACTGGCTTAATTAACGGTTTATTTTTGGGGGTAATTTATGGATTAATTTTTGGTATTCTTTGGCAGACAATTCCTATGGGAATAGCTTATGGAGTTATCTATGGGTTAGTAGGTTGTTTAATTGATCGATCCATCAGCCACACCATAGACCCCGTAGAAACCTTTAAGTGGTCTTGGAAAAAATCAGGACTTTATTTGGCCATCGGATTAATTATTGCTATTAGTCTTTTTTTAGGAGGCACGACAGGGGGGATTCTTCAGAGTTTAATTTTTGGACTTATGTTCTGTTTTATTTTTGTTTTCACCAAAGCAGAAGATATCGATCAAACAACGATTGCTAATCAAGGAATTTGGAAATCAGCCACTAATGCCACTAAAGTATTTTTAACCATTGGATTATTAACAACATTGCTTTTAACCCTTGTGGAGAATTTAACCTCTGGTTTAGTTAATGGTTTAATTTTAGGACTATTGGGTGCATTCTTAGGGGCGCAACTATCAGGAATAGTTTGTATTCAGCATTTTGTTTTACGGCTGATTTTATGGAAAAAAGGGAAAATTACCTGGAACTATGCTCGCTTTTTAAACTATGCTACAGCCCGCATTTTTCTGCAAAAAGTAGGCGGGGGTTATATCTTTATCCATCGGAGATTACGAGATCATTTTGCTCAACTTTCTTAA
- a CDS encoding ExbD/TolR family protein — translation MTASNTSRKRSHKSSVHSRPLNLWQDSSANQEVRIEILPMIDVIFCILTFFILGAVGLSRQQAISLDLPRAASGTPQMREMLVVSLDDFGQVYVEKQLVTHNQLFNQIKSYHQLNPEGLMVLHASRNATYNEVIEVLDMLREVGGDRVALATLPGENEASNTWNDPTLSPLPSQNGLPGGYPNNFPSTLPNNPANGLDNYPTDPALPSQPNGSPIPQTTPPNN, via the coding sequence ATGACTGCTAGTAACACCTCTCGGAAGAGATCCCATAAGTCTTCTGTTCATTCCCGTCCTCTCAATTTGTGGCAAGATTCTTCAGCAAACCAAGAAGTCCGCATCGAAATTTTACCCATGATCGATGTGATCTTTTGTATTTTGACCTTTTTTATCCTCGGTGCTGTGGGTTTATCTCGCCAACAGGCTATCAGTTTAGATTTACCCAGAGCAGCATCAGGAACTCCCCAAATGCGGGAGATGTTGGTGGTCAGTTTGGATGATTTTGGTCAAGTCTATGTCGAAAAACAATTAGTGACTCATAATCAATTATTTAATCAAATTAAGAGTTATCATCAATTGAATCCTGAAGGTTTAATGGTGCTTCATGCTTCTAGAAATGCCACTTATAACGAGGTCATAGAAGTTTTGGATATGTTACGAGAAGTGGGGGGCGATCGCGTTGCCTTAGCCACGTTACCTGGGGAAAATGAAGCCAGCAACACTTGGAATGATCCGACCCTAAGTCCTTTACCATCCCAAAACGGTCTACCTGGCGGTTATCCCAATAATTTTCCCTCAACCCTGCCTAATAATCCTGCTAACGGGCTAGATAATTATCCGACTGATCCTGCACTCCCTTCTCAACCCAACGGGTCACCTATTCCTCAAACCACTCCGCCCAATAATTAA
- a CDS encoding MotA/TolQ/ExbB proton channel family protein → MWPLLILSVLALSTIIERSIFWIRFLLKEGKILNRVLETAARNWDAAPKVAKENSKHPMGSFLYGPLRLDNPDPEVFHLALESSADDELALMRRGDKVLEAVIALSPLLGLLGTVLGLITSLGNIQISDLGTSSTTGVTLGIGEALISTATGLIVAIISLTFYRIFQSLWSNQVRIFRKAGSELEVIYRQRWSDSEVNPSAFSGNTPSKFTDTFDQ, encoded by the coding sequence ATGTGGCCGCTTCTGATTTTGTCAGTATTAGCTTTAAGTACCATTATTGAACGCTCTATATTTTGGATACGATTTTTGCTCAAAGAAGGAAAAATCTTGAATCGAGTCCTCGAAACTGCTGCTCGCAATTGGGATGCTGCGCCGAAAGTGGCTAAAGAGAATAGTAAACATCCTATGGGCAGTTTTCTCTATGGTCCTCTGAGATTAGATAACCCCGATCCAGAGGTTTTCCATTTAGCCCTAGAATCATCGGCCGATGACGAACTGGCCTTGATGAGACGAGGGGATAAGGTATTAGAAGCGGTGATTGCTCTGTCTCCCTTATTAGGATTACTGGGGACGGTATTGGGACTGATTACCTCTTTAGGCAACATCCAAATTAGCGATCTCGGCACTTCCTCAACCACAGGTGTTACCCTGGGTATTGGAGAAGCCCTTATTTCAACTGCGACAGGATTGATTGTTGCCATTATTAGTTTGACCTTTTATCGGATTTTCCAGTCCCTGTGGTCTAATCAGGTAAGGATTTTTCGTAAAGCCGGTAGTGAGTTAGAAGTAATTTATCGTCAACGCTGGTCTGATAGCGAAGTTAATCCCTCTGCTTTTTCTGGCAATACTCCCTCAAAGTTTACAGACACTTTTGATCAATAA
- a CDS encoding serpin family protein, which yields MTKATVGFLSICCLGGLIAISKTYLSNVFTDVRGLQEVSPRMIFPQPTLQERQLVDAQVQFGFKLFSTLTKSQKNENIFICPTSLALTLSMLYNGATGITQTEIARGLGFNDISANTLNRANQTLKQDLNSHDFYRYLTMTNSLWAREGFSFRYQFLKDSRSYYQAKITNLDFASSEARGIMNRWVTEETQGQIQEIMDHTQADDVLFLINTASFQGVWETGFDRNSMEDKPFHLIDQSVKTYPFISRYGTYNYLETSQIKGVEIPYENGRFSLYLFLSKPENNLTQIVQELTAKKLSKLLSKFQETNLLLELPRFTLNYEVDLTESLKKLGFSTMFDSGKAQFSELSSHPTYVNGIKHQTTLVINEQGVKQTPQKNLVVKATSVNNVTEQMSFTADRPFFSLIRDNETGNILFMGMIFEP from the coding sequence ATGACGAAAGCCACAGTAGGCTTTCTCTCTATCTGTTGTTTGGGTGGTTTAATTGCTATCTCAAAAACATATCTTTCTAATGTTTTTACAGACGTTCGAGGGTTGCAAGAAGTTTCCCCAAGAATGATTTTTCCTCAACCAACCCTTCAAGAAAGACAGTTGGTTGATGCACAAGTGCAATTTGGCTTTAAATTATTCTCTACTTTAACGAAAAGCCAAAAAAATGAAAATATCTTTATTTGTCCCACCAGTCTCGCCCTGACGTTATCTATGCTCTACAATGGAGCAACAGGAATCACGCAAACAGAAATCGCTAGGGGGTTAGGCTTCAATGATATTAGTGCCAATACCCTTAACCGCGCTAATCAAACCCTAAAGCAAGACTTAAATAGTCATGACTTTTATCGTTACTTAACCATGACTAATTCTCTGTGGGCTAGGGAAGGATTTTCGTTTCGTTACCAATTTCTTAAGGATAGTCGTAGTTATTATCAAGCGAAAATCACTAACTTGGACTTTGCAAGTTCTGAAGCTAGGGGCATTATGAACCGTTGGGTAACAGAAGAAACTCAAGGTCAAATCCAAGAAATTATGGATCACACTCAGGCTGATGATGTTCTGTTTCTAATCAATACGGCTTCTTTTCAAGGAGTCTGGGAAACGGGATTTGATAGAAATTCTATGGAGGATAAACCGTTTCATTTAATCGATCAATCCGTTAAAACTTATCCTTTTATATCTCGTTACGGAACCTATAACTATCTCGAAACTTCTCAAATCAAAGGGGTAGAAATTCCTTATGAAAACGGACGTTTTAGTTTATATTTATTTTTATCCAAACCCGAAAATAATTTAACTCAAATCGTACAAGAGTTAACCGCTAAAAAGTTATCAAAACTCTTATCTAAATTTCAAGAAACTAACCTGTTATTAGAGTTGCCTCGGTTTACTTTAAATTATGAGGTAGATTTGACAGAATCATTGAAAAAATTAGGATTTTCAACTATGTTTGATTCTGGTAAAGCGCAGTTTTCTGAATTAAGTTCTCATCCTACCTATGTCAATGGGATTAAACATCAAACAACTCTAGTCATTAACGAACAAGGGGTTAAACAGACCCCTCAAAAGAACTTAGTGGTTAAAGCAACTTCAGTCAATAATGTAACAGAACAAATGTCTTTTACGGCTGATCGTCCTTTTTTCTCTCTAATTAGGGATAATGAAACAGGGAATATTTTATTTATGGGAATGATTTTTGAACCTTAA
- a CDS encoding CU044_2847 family protein — protein sequence MEFGDSKPQQLPVSLPGGTLIKVEVQQTGREDVAFDIKPFSQVTKALEEITAALAETLQKTKPDKASIKFGLELGIEKGELIAILVKGSGKANLEVTLEWGK from the coding sequence ATGGAATTTGGAGACTCTAAACCCCAACAACTTCCGGTCAGCTTACCCGGTGGAACTTTAATCAAAGTGGAAGTCCAACAAACCGGAAGAGAAGATGTAGCGTTTGACATTAAACCCTTTAGCCAAGTTACCAAAGCCTTAGAAGAAATTACCGCAGCTTTAGCAGAAACTTTACAAAAGACTAAACCCGATAAAGCTTCTATTAAATTTGGGTTAGAATTAGGCATAGAAAAAGGAGAACTCATTGCCATCCTTGTCAAAGGATCGGGTAAAGCCAACTTAGAAGTCACCCTGGAATGGGGCAAATAA